The following coding sequences are from one Geothrix sp. window:
- a CDS encoding thiolase family protein, which translates to MRSAVIVEAKRTPIGRGIKGSYAATRPEHLGAVVIEAIKPLLKDWSGLEDVLVGCAMPEGEQGMNMARLISFRAGLPITAGAATINRFCGSSQETMLMAARAIMANQGDLFLAGGVESMSKVPMMGFNPSVDPFIAETYPAAYCSMGITAENLAREYKLTRRECDEFAFHSHQKAAAAWKAGKFEKEVVRFETKGLDGKPVTLQQDECVRAETSLEKLAELKPAFLVDGLTTAGNSSPITDGAAFLLVMDEGLAKSLGLKARARIIGGAVAGVEPDRMGIGPVPAVKKVLDRFGLKLDQIDAMELNEAFAAQSLAVIREGGYDPAKVNAWGGAIAVGHPLGASGARILTTLLSRLEADGGKYGIATMCIGGGQGIASIIEKI; encoded by the coding sequence ATGCGATCCGCAGTCATCGTCGAAGCCAAGCGCACGCCCATCGGCCGGGGCATCAAGGGCAGCTACGCCGCCACCCGCCCGGAGCACCTGGGTGCCGTGGTGATCGAGGCCATCAAGCCGCTGCTGAAGGACTGGTCGGGCCTCGAAGATGTCCTGGTGGGCTGTGCCATGCCCGAGGGCGAGCAGGGCATGAACATGGCGCGCCTCATCAGCTTCCGGGCCGGCCTGCCCATCACGGCCGGCGCGGCCACCATCAACCGCTTCTGCGGCAGCAGCCAGGAGACCATGCTCATGGCGGCCCGGGCCATCATGGCCAACCAGGGGGATCTGTTCCTCGCGGGTGGCGTGGAGAGCATGTCCAAGGTACCCATGATGGGCTTCAATCCCAGCGTGGATCCCTTCATCGCCGAGACCTACCCCGCGGCCTACTGCTCCATGGGCATCACGGCGGAGAACCTGGCCAGGGAATACAAGCTCACCCGCCGCGAGTGCGACGAGTTCGCCTTCCACAGCCACCAGAAGGCCGCCGCCGCCTGGAAGGCCGGCAAGTTCGAGAAGGAGGTCGTGCGCTTCGAAACGAAGGGACTGGATGGCAAGCCCGTCACGCTACAGCAGGACGAGTGCGTCCGCGCCGAGACCAGCCTGGAGAAGCTGGCGGAGCTGAAGCCCGCCTTCCTGGTGGACGGCCTGACCACTGCCGGCAACAGCTCCCCCATCACCGATGGCGCCGCCTTCCTGCTGGTGATGGATGAGGGCCTGGCCAAGTCCCTGGGCCTGAAGGCCCGGGCCCGCATCATCGGCGGCGCCGTGGCCGGCGTGGAGCCGGACCGCATGGGCATCGGCCCCGTGCCCGCCGTGAAGAAGGTGCTGGACCGCTTCGGCCTCAAGCTCGACCAGATCGACGCCATGGAGCTGAATGAAGCCTTCGCCGCCCAGAGCCTGGCCGTCATCCGCGAAGGCGGCTACGACCCGGCCAAGGTGAACGCCTGGGGCGGCGCCATCGCCGTGGGCCATCCCCTCGGCGCCAGCGGCGCGCGCATCCTCACCACCCTGCTGAGCCGCCTCGAGGCCGATGGCGGCAAGTACGGCATCGCCACCATGTGCATCGGCGGCGGCCAGGGCATCGCGTCCATCATTGAAAAAATCTGA
- a CDS encoding DUF817 domain-containing protein, whose amino-acid sequence MPRCFRPPSRFLSEGGPLHEFLAFGLKEARACLFAGGFFLLLLASRHLHLPGLARYDLILFLSLGLQGVLVATRVETLDEVKTLCLFHGFGLLLEVFKTHPSIHSWSYPEPGFFMVQGVPLYSGFMYAAVASYMTQAWRLFDLRILRYPDHRLSALLAAAIYLNFFTHHFGPDLRWPLSLAVLWVFRHTWVGFTVLPGGPRRRMPLALSFLLIGFFIWVAENAATWGGAWAYPDQRLGWRPVGLGKVHSWSLLVILSFVCVADLKHLKERFRARPAL is encoded by the coding sequence ATGCCTCGATGTTTTCGGCCACCCTCCAGGTTCCTTTCCGAGGGGGGTCCACTGCATGAGTTCCTGGCCTTCGGGCTTAAGGAGGCCAGGGCCTGCCTCTTCGCAGGGGGCTTCTTTCTCCTTCTTCTCGCCAGCCGCCACCTCCACCTGCCGGGGCTGGCCAGGTATGACCTCATCCTGTTTCTGAGCCTCGGCCTCCAGGGGGTCCTGGTGGCCACCCGCGTGGAGACCTTGGACGAGGTCAAGACACTGTGCTTGTTCCATGGCTTTGGCCTCCTGCTGGAAGTCTTCAAGACCCACCCGTCGATCCATTCCTGGAGCTATCCCGAGCCGGGGTTCTTCATGGTGCAGGGCGTGCCGCTGTACTCGGGGTTCATGTACGCGGCCGTGGCCAGCTACATGACGCAGGCCTGGCGCCTCTTCGACCTCCGCATCCTCCGCTACCCGGATCACCGGCTCAGCGCGCTGCTCGCCGCCGCGATCTATCTCAACTTCTTCACCCACCACTTCGGTCCTGACCTGCGTTGGCCGCTCAGCCTCGCCGTGCTCTGGGTTTTCAGGCACACCTGGGTCGGATTCACTGTGCTCCCGGGAGGGCCCCGCCGCCGCATGCCCCTGGCGCTCTCCTTCCTGCTGATCGGGTTCTTCATCTGGGTGGCCGAGAACGCGGCCACCTGGGGCGGCGCCTGGGCCTACCCGGACCAGCGCCTGGGCTGGCGCCCCGTGGGCCTGGGGAAGGTCCACAGCTGGAGCCTGCTGGTGATCCTGAGCTTCGTCTGCGTGGCGGATCTCAAGCACCTGAAGGAGCGGTTCAGGGCGCGCCCGGCTCTTTGA
- a CDS encoding AAA family ATPase, translating to MATPFVHTLEPLLAECRKVIVGQPQLLNRLLVALLCRGHVLLEGLPGLAKTRTIKTLASASHTTFHRIQFTPDLLPSDVVGTLIFDPKQLTFTPKRGPIFANLVLADEINRAPSKVQAALLEAMEERQVTLGEESFALPDPFLVLATQNPLEQEGTFPLPEAQMDRFLFKLRVDYPRQDDEVEVLRRAHLNGDEVNPVVDGPSLLKAGREAQQVRLDDAIRTYIVRLVQATRPGHGKPWKGKEQLRCGASPRASLALQSSSRALAYLQGRDHVLPQDVVDLAPDVLRHRLLLTFESEADGATTDQAITQLLQAVPRP from the coding sequence ATGGCCACCCCCTTCGTCCACACCCTGGAACCCCTGCTCGCCGAGTGCCGCAAGGTGATCGTGGGCCAGCCCCAGCTGCTGAACCGCCTGCTGGTGGCCCTGCTCTGCCGGGGCCACGTGCTGCTGGAGGGCCTGCCGGGCCTGGCGAAGACCCGCACCATCAAGACGCTGGCATCCGCCAGCCACACCACCTTCCACCGCATCCAGTTCACGCCCGACCTGCTGCCCAGCGACGTGGTGGGCACGCTCATCTTCGATCCCAAGCAGCTCACCTTCACGCCCAAGCGCGGCCCCATCTTCGCGAACCTGGTGCTGGCGGACGAGATCAACCGCGCCCCCTCCAAGGTGCAGGCCGCCCTGCTGGAGGCCATGGAGGAGCGGCAGGTCACGCTGGGCGAGGAGAGCTTCGCCCTGCCCGATCCCTTCCTGGTGCTGGCCACGCAGAACCCGCTGGAGCAGGAGGGCACCTTCCCCCTGCCCGAGGCCCAGATGGACCGGTTCCTCTTCAAGCTCCGGGTGGACTATCCGCGGCAGGACGATGAGGTCGAGGTACTGCGCCGTGCCCACCTGAACGGTGACGAAGTGAACCCCGTGGTGGACGGCCCCAGCCTGCTGAAGGCGGGGCGCGAGGCCCAGCAGGTGCGCCTCGACGATGCCATCCGCACCTACATCGTGCGGCTCGTGCAGGCCACGCGGCCCGGCCACGGCAAGCCCTGGAAGGGCAAGGAGCAGCTCCGCTGCGGGGCCAGCCCCCGGGCCTCCCTGGCGCTCCAGTCCTCCTCGCGGGCATTGGCCTACCTGCAGGGCCGGGACCACGTGCTGCCCCAGGACGTGGTGGATCTCGCCCCCGACGTGCTGCGCCACCGGCTTCTGCTCACCTTCGAGAGCGAGGCCGACGGGGCCACCACGGACCAGGCCATCACCCAGCTGCTGCAGGCCGTGCCCAGGCCCTGA
- a CDS encoding 3-hydroxyacyl-CoA dehydrogenase/enoyl-CoA hydratase family protein: MSIKKIGVLGSGVMGSGIAAHVASAGCSVELLDIVIDEAAPDKLAEGALAALAKSKPALAMHGSFLKKIRPGNLRDHLDRLSDCDWVVEVVKEDLAIKRELYGRLEPKLKAGAWISSNTSGIPLKLLVEGRTDAFRQHFVITHFFNPVRYLRLLEFVKGPEVDEAKAQTFRTWLEESLGKEVVPAYDSPTFIGNRIGIHGIMATLHLVLAEKIPFEVVDTVLGDAAARAKSAAFRTADLAGVDILAATAKNVYDLCPNDEVRDTFKFPEFLQWMLDNKLFGNKVKQGFFKKGPKDAKGKKTFLAIDPATREYIPQVKKDWPILKELKGIDDPAEKVKTLLTSDTEAGRLAWRCISPNLTYAVNRLGEVTDGPLNVDRAIKNGFAFEVGPFELWDILGVERVVARMTFEEQPIAPLVEQMLAKGITSFYRWEHGVPVSQLNPKTLAFDPILEDRRVIILKREEGKGKVVAENGSCQLLDIGDDVACLSFRSKMNALDDGIIGLMEDTVQKHVPGRFKGLVVGNQGQHFSAGANLVMVLNAAKDKQFDLIEEVARRLQYAARMLTYAPFPTVGAPFNLALGGGCEITMACQRVVGHAELYIGLVEVGVGVIPAGGGCLQMLLRMEDAMAAKGELGPMPKVKASFQGIGTATVHTSFDEAQRNGYLRRTDRRVMNKAFLLHEAKQEVLKMAADFQPVKERTLRLPGRGGSEALKMAVRDFQLQGLASEHDAIIMGELANILCGGDVSLVQEVTEERILELERQAFARLCSFEKTQARMDAILKTGRPLRN; the protein is encoded by the coding sequence ATGAGCATCAAAAAAATTGGTGTACTTGGTTCGGGTGTGATGGGCTCGGGGATCGCGGCGCATGTGGCGTCGGCGGGCTGTTCGGTGGAGCTGCTGGACATCGTCATCGACGAGGCGGCGCCGGACAAACTGGCCGAAGGCGCCCTGGCGGCCCTGGCGAAGTCCAAGCCGGCCCTGGCCATGCACGGCTCCTTCCTGAAGAAGATCCGGCCCGGGAACCTGCGGGATCACCTGGACCGCCTGTCGGACTGCGACTGGGTGGTGGAGGTGGTCAAGGAGGACCTGGCCATCAAGCGCGAGCTGTACGGCCGCCTCGAACCCAAGCTCAAGGCCGGCGCCTGGATCAGCTCGAACACCTCGGGCATCCCCCTCAAGCTGCTGGTCGAAGGGCGCACGGACGCCTTCCGCCAGCACTTCGTCATCACCCACTTCTTCAATCCGGTGCGCTACCTGCGCCTGCTGGAGTTCGTGAAGGGGCCCGAGGTCGACGAGGCCAAGGCCCAGACCTTCCGCACTTGGCTGGAGGAGAGCCTCGGCAAAGAGGTGGTGCCCGCCTACGACAGCCCCACCTTCATCGGCAACCGCATCGGCATCCACGGCATCATGGCCACCCTGCATCTGGTGCTGGCCGAGAAGATCCCCTTCGAGGTGGTGGACACGGTGCTGGGCGACGCCGCGGCCCGCGCCAAGAGCGCCGCCTTCCGCACGGCGGACCTGGCGGGCGTGGACATCCTCGCCGCCACGGCGAAGAACGTCTACGACCTCTGCCCGAATGATGAAGTGCGCGACACCTTCAAGTTCCCCGAGTTCCTGCAGTGGATGCTGGACAACAAGCTCTTCGGCAACAAGGTGAAGCAGGGCTTCTTCAAGAAGGGACCCAAGGACGCCAAGGGCAAGAAGACCTTCCTGGCCATCGATCCCGCCACCCGCGAGTACATCCCGCAGGTGAAGAAGGACTGGCCCATCCTGAAGGAGCTGAAGGGCATCGATGACCCCGCGGAAAAGGTGAAGACCCTGCTCACCAGCGATACCGAGGCGGGCCGTCTGGCCTGGCGCTGCATCTCGCCCAACCTCACCTACGCCGTGAACCGGCTGGGCGAAGTCACCGATGGTCCCCTGAACGTGGATCGCGCCATCAAGAACGGCTTCGCCTTCGAGGTGGGTCCCTTCGAGCTGTGGGACATCCTCGGCGTGGAGCGGGTCGTGGCGCGCATGACGTTCGAGGAGCAGCCCATCGCGCCGCTGGTGGAGCAGATGCTCGCCAAGGGCATCACCAGCTTCTACCGCTGGGAGCATGGCGTTCCCGTCTCCCAGCTGAATCCCAAGACCCTGGCCTTCGATCCCATCCTCGAAGACCGGCGCGTGATCATCCTCAAGCGCGAGGAAGGCAAGGGCAAGGTGGTGGCCGAGAACGGCAGCTGCCAGCTGCTGGACATTGGCGATGACGTGGCCTGCCTCAGCTTCCGCAGCAAGATGAACGCCCTGGACGACGGCATCATCGGCCTCATGGAGGACACGGTCCAGAAGCACGTGCCCGGTCGCTTCAAGGGCCTGGTGGTGGGCAACCAGGGCCAGCACTTCAGCGCCGGGGCCAACCTGGTGATGGTGCTGAACGCCGCCAAGGACAAGCAGTTCGACCTCATCGAGGAAGTGGCCCGCCGCCTGCAGTACGCGGCCCGCATGCTCACCTACGCGCCGTTCCCCACCGTGGGCGCCCCCTTCAACCTGGCCCTGGGCGGCGGCTGCGAGATCACCATGGCCTGCCAGCGGGTGGTGGGCCACGCCGAACTCTACATCGGTCTGGTGGAAGTGGGCGTGGGCGTCATCCCCGCGGGCGGCGGCTGCCTCCAGATGCTGCTCCGCATGGAAGACGCCATGGCCGCCAAGGGCGAGCTGGGCCCCATGCCCAAGGTGAAGGCCAGCTTCCAGGGCATCGGCACGGCCACCGTGCACACCAGCTTCGACGAGGCCCAGCGCAACGGCTACCTGCGCCGCACGGACCGCCGCGTCATGAACAAGGCCTTCCTGCTCCACGAGGCCAAGCAGGAAGTGCTCAAGATGGCCGCGGACTTCCAGCCCGTGAAGGAGCGCACCCTGCGCCTGCCCGGCCGGGGCGGCAGCGAGGCCCTCAAGATGGCCGTGCGCGACTTCCAGCTGCAGGGCCTGGCCAGCGAGCACGACGCCATCATCATGGGCGAGCTGGCCAACATCCTCTGCGGCGGCGACGTGAGCCTGGTGCAGGAGGTCACCGAGGAACGGATCCTCGAGCTGGAGCGCCAGGCCTTCGCCCGGCTCTGCAGCTTCGAGAAGACGCAGGCCCGCATGGACGCCATCCTGAAAACGGGAAGGCCGCTGCGGAACTAG